A genomic stretch from Kribbella amoyensis includes:
- a CDS encoding formimidoylglutamate deiminase, whose product MTSYWCARAVLPTGVADGVLIGVSEGRVISVETGVVPGDAVRLDGLVLPGLANCHSHAFHRALRGRTQTGRGTFWTWREQMYAVASVLTPDTYYRLARAVYGEMVLAGITAVGEFHYLHHAPGGRRYDDPNAMGAALIAAAKDAGLRITLLDTCYVAGGFDQPLNEVQQRFSDGDVTGWVRRVQELRGDDDVVIGAAAHSVRGVPKDQLGPVASLLPEAPLHVHLSEQVAENEACLATYGRTPAQVLDEAGFLSARTSAVHATHLTPVDVGLLGSSATYSCFCPTTERDLADGIGPSVALRDAGSPLTLGSDSHAVIDLFEEARAVELDERLASQERGNWSASELLTAATSAGHQSLGFADAGRIEIGARADLVAVRLDSVRTAGTGGSVETAVFAASAADVTDVVVSGRQVVVEGKHAGMDVAAELAASIAEVT is encoded by the coding sequence GTGACGTCGTACTGGTGTGCTCGGGCCGTCCTGCCGACCGGAGTGGCGGACGGCGTTCTCATCGGGGTTTCCGAGGGGCGCGTCATCTCGGTCGAGACCGGCGTCGTGCCGGGTGACGCGGTGCGGCTGGACGGGCTGGTTCTGCCGGGCCTCGCGAACTGTCACAGCCACGCCTTCCACCGAGCTCTCCGGGGCCGGACCCAGACCGGGCGCGGCACCTTCTGGACGTGGCGCGAGCAGATGTACGCAGTGGCGTCGGTGCTCACGCCGGACACGTACTACCGGCTCGCGCGGGCCGTGTACGGCGAGATGGTGCTCGCCGGGATCACCGCGGTCGGCGAGTTCCACTATCTCCACCACGCTCCTGGCGGCCGCAGGTACGACGACCCGAACGCGATGGGCGCGGCCCTGATCGCGGCCGCGAAGGACGCCGGACTGCGGATCACGTTGCTCGACACCTGTTACGTCGCGGGCGGTTTCGACCAACCGCTGAACGAGGTACAGCAGCGGTTCAGCGACGGCGACGTGACCGGATGGGTCCGCCGGGTCCAGGAGTTGCGCGGTGACGACGACGTGGTGATCGGGGCCGCGGCGCACTCGGTCCGTGGCGTCCCGAAGGATCAGCTCGGCCCGGTCGCCTCGTTGTTGCCGGAGGCCCCTTTGCACGTCCACCTGTCCGAGCAGGTCGCCGAGAACGAGGCCTGCCTGGCGACGTACGGGCGGACGCCGGCGCAGGTGCTGGACGAGGCCGGGTTCCTGAGTGCGCGGACGAGCGCGGTGCACGCGACCCACCTGACCCCGGTGGACGTCGGCCTGCTCGGGAGTTCGGCGACGTACTCGTGTTTCTGCCCGACGACCGAGCGCGATCTCGCCGACGGGATCGGGCCGTCGGTCGCGCTGCGGGACGCCGGTTCGCCGTTGACGCTCGGGTCGGACAGTCACGCGGTGATCGACCTGTTCGAGGAGGCGCGGGCCGTCGAGCTGGACGAGCGGCTGGCGTCCCAGGAACGCGGGAACTGGTCCGCCTCCGAGCTGCTCACCGCCGCGACGTCCGCCGGACACCAGTCGCTCGGATTCGCGGACGCGGGCCGGATCGAGATCGGGGCCCGGGCGGACCTGGTCGCGGTCCGGCTGGACAGCGTACGGACCGCGGGGACGGGCGGGTCGGTGGAGACCGCGGTGTTCGCGGCGTCGGCGGCCGACGTCACCGACGTGGTCGTGTCGGGGCGCCAGGTTGTTGTTGAAGGCAAGCATGCAGGGATGGACGTGGCGGCCGAGCTGGCGGCCTCGATCGCGGAGGTGACATGA